Proteins encoded within one genomic window of uncultured Desulfobacter sp.:
- a CDS encoding DUF6868 family protein has product MNIQRLTAFFMWCTIINGVLLVITAIMGTFGLDFVYSIHGKLFMFSRETLSLVFYGFLGLYKMVWLVFNAVPYVALLIIRKKYSSDQA; this is encoded by the coding sequence ATGAACATTCAAAGATTAACGGCATTTTTCATGTGGTGTACCATCATAAACGGGGTCTTACTGGTCATTACCGCCATAATGGGCACCTTTGGTCTGGATTTTGTGTATAGCATTCACGGAAAATTGTTCATGTTTTCTCGTGAGACATTAAGTTTGGTTTTTTATGGGTTCCTTGGGTTATATAAAATGGTTTGGCTGGTTTTTAATGCCGTGCCGTATGTCGCCCTGCTGATTATCAGAAAGAAATATTCATCTGACCAGGCATAG
- a CDS encoding transposase — MIARGDKELPEIPPKPKGQRGKMAKSDVHNLWERLKKYETAVLLFAKDSYVPFTNNRAERDLRMAKVKQKISGCFRRQRYAHAYCRISSYLQTMANKGVNPLVAIRLALVDEIPCADFNRGE, encoded by the coding sequence ATGATTGCTCGAGGGGATAAAGAACTGCCGGAAATCCCGCCAAAGCCGAAGGGTCAACGCGGTAAAATGGCCAAATCAGATGTGCACAATCTTTGGGAAAGGCTTAAAAAATATGAAACGGCCGTTTTGCTGTTTGCCAAAGATTCATATGTTCCATTCACCAACAACCGGGCTGAACGAGATCTTCGTATGGCAAAGGTGAAACAGAAAATATCAGGGTGCTTTCGACGTCAACGATATGCCCATGCTTATTGTCGGATTTCGAGTTACCTGCAAACCATGGCGAACAAAGGAGTGAATCCGCTCGTTGCCATTCGGTTGGCGTTGGTGGATGAAATCCCCTGTGCTGATTTCAACCGGGGTGAGTAG
- a CDS encoding YaiI/YqxD family protein, whose amino-acid sequence MKIWVDADACPAVIKNILFKAAQRTRIQLTLVANQPMHIPRLKWVTLLQVASGFDVADNEIVKRLEIGDLVITSDIPLAAQVLEKRGHALSPRGELYSLDSIRGSLHMREFKESLRACGVDTGGPPPLTAKNRNAFAGHLDKLLSKRSVT is encoded by the coding sequence ATGAAAATTTGGGTCGATGCAGATGCGTGCCCTGCAGTAATTAAAAATATTTTATTTAAAGCTGCCCAGCGGACAAGGATACAATTGACACTGGTTGCAAATCAGCCTATGCACATTCCACGGTTGAAGTGGGTAACGCTGTTGCAAGTCGCTTCCGGATTTGACGTTGCTGACAATGAGATAGTGAAAAGACTTGAGATTGGAGACCTCGTTATTACGAGTGATATCCCTTTGGCCGCTCAAGTTTTAGAGAAAAGGGGACATGCTCTCAGCCCTCGTGGTGAATTATATTCTTTAGACAGCATCAGAGGGAGTCTTCACATGAGAGAATTTAAGGAGTCTTTACGGGCCTGTGGTGTCGACACCGGTGGTCCGCCACCATTAACCGCAAAAAATCGTAATGCTTTTGCCGGTCACCTTGATAAGCTCTTATCCAAGCGCAGCGTAACTTAG
- a CDS encoding type II toxin-antitoxin system ParD family antitoxin yields the protein MHISLTPELESRVKQKVASGYYNNASEVIRDALRFWEKNEELVQHMKLEMLRERLSIGAGQAKRGEFIAQSVNEIITEARNV from the coding sequence ATGCATATCTCATTAACACCTGAACTCGAAAGCAGGGTTAAGCAAAAAGTAGCATCAGGCTATTACAACAATGCCAGTGAAGTGATTCGGGATGCTTTGCGATTCTGGGAAAAGAATGAAGAACTGGTCCAGCACATGAAACTTGAGATGTTAAGAGAACGGTTATCAATTGGTGCTGGACAAGCTAAACGTGGGGAATTTATTGCCCAATCCGTGAACGAAATTATTACTGAGGCCAGGAATGTATAG
- a CDS encoding transposase, which translates to MSKPITGKNHVGERREKRPNGDIYVYERITAYNEKTRKTYTVSQKLKGKIKSGTQKIVPTRPKKRKGEGSIPGATRQHTGLTDILEWVGKASGIDDDVYASFSEGDAAKILSIARYWIGSGGNTLPRLESWQVMHPLPYHEGITEDVYGNLFKNVGRNEEGVQRYFSARAEHLGKSPVVAFDSTTISTYSENQSEARQGFNKAQDGLNTIKLLTLYSVKSGEPIAFSKQPGNVPDVISIENTLTQLKCLHLEKPLVVTDNGYYSQKNMMEFSLRNVKFLTLVDPNITWIRETVDALRPSIASMSSTCPFDPSICGATSCLTHQFSKVRQRSRNGTAAGEKETFSRRLYVHIYYSPDNEAKKELAFRKDLLDLKMLVEENTTEFTESAQRKIDKYLTSSRKGRGGQLKVGFNDEAIAEAKKYFGYFALVSNQAMDTFTALENYRLREKIEELFAVQKGRLDGARPRTWYPDNLRGRQFTQFVSLGYHCFLTKKIKEIQSRLREKESGKTQSLIKLEKKLENWIAQRSLSQILDWFDCIETTKVQTAMGNYRWSTESVARDRLFLKYLGVRPE; encoded by the coding sequence ATGTCTAAACCAATAACAGGGAAAAATCACGTTGGAGAGCGGCGTGAAAAGCGTCCGAATGGTGACATTTACGTCTATGAACGGATAACGGCCTACAACGAAAAGACCAGGAAGACATATACGGTCAGTCAAAAACTTAAAGGCAAAATCAAGTCGGGAACCCAAAAAATTGTGCCGACTCGTCCGAAAAAGCGCAAAGGAGAAGGAAGCATTCCCGGTGCAACACGGCAGCATACCGGACTCACGGACATCTTAGAATGGGTTGGAAAGGCGTCTGGTATTGATGATGATGTATATGCTTCATTCAGTGAGGGCGATGCCGCAAAAATATTGTCTATCGCACGTTACTGGATCGGATCCGGCGGTAATACGCTGCCACGCCTTGAAAGTTGGCAAGTGATGCACCCACTTCCATATCATGAAGGAATCACGGAAGACGTGTATGGCAATCTGTTTAAAAATGTTGGACGAAATGAAGAAGGCGTTCAACGCTATTTTTCAGCTCGAGCTGAACACCTGGGGAAATCTCCTGTGGTAGCGTTTGATTCGACCACAATCTCGACCTATTCTGAAAATCAGTCGGAGGCAAGACAAGGGTTCAACAAAGCTCAAGACGGACTCAACACGATCAAGCTTTTAACCCTATATTCCGTGAAGTCTGGCGAACCAATAGCCTTCTCCAAACAACCAGGCAATGTTCCGGATGTTATCTCTATTGAAAACACTCTGACACAGCTTAAATGCCTCCATCTTGAAAAACCTCTGGTTGTTACTGATAACGGCTACTATAGCCAGAAAAACATGATGGAATTTTCCTTGCGCAATGTGAAATTTTTGACCCTGGTTGACCCCAACATTACCTGGATCCGTGAGACAGTTGATGCACTTCGCCCAAGTATAGCGAGTATGTCCAGCACCTGCCCGTTTGATCCGTCAATTTGTGGCGCAACTTCGTGCTTAACACACCAGTTCAGTAAAGTTCGCCAGCGGTCACGCAACGGCACAGCTGCCGGTGAAAAAGAGACATTCTCGCGCCGCCTGTATGTCCACATTTATTATTCCCCCGACAATGAAGCCAAGAAAGAACTCGCCTTTCGCAAGGATTTGCTTGACCTAAAGATGCTGGTGGAAGAGAACACAACAGAATTTACGGAATCAGCGCAAAGAAAAATAGACAAGTACCTGACAAGCTCCAGAAAGGGGCGTGGGGGACAGTTGAAGGTTGGGTTCAACGATGAGGCCATTGCCGAAGCAAAAAAATACTTTGGCTATTTCGCCCTTGTCAGCAATCAGGCTATGGACACATTTACAGCGCTTGAAAACTACCGGCTGCGTGAAAAAATTGAAGAACTTTTTGCCGTGCAAAAGGGGAGACTCGACGGCGCTCGGCCGCGCACATGGTATCCTGACAATTTGCGTGGGAGACAATTTACACAATTTGTCTCTCTGGGTTATCATTGTTTTTTGACAAAAAAAATAAAGGAAATACAATCCAGGCTGAGGGAAAAAGAATCCGGGAAAACCCAATCACTTATCAAGCTCGAAAAAAAGCTGGAAAACTGGATTGCACAACGTTCGCTTTCTCAGATTTTGGATTGGTTTGACTGTATCGAAACCACAAAGGTACAGACTGCCATGGGAAATTATCGATGGTCCACCGAATCAGTCGCCAGAGATAGGCTGTTTTTGAAGTATCTGGGGGTACGCCCCGAATAG
- a CDS encoding PIN domain-containing protein, which produces MENVQPKNLEVLSQHSFKVIVFVGESQTKLPFDLVAGIQKFGNDAKYVKIAGNGKNSLDFHIAYYLVKLAAEEPDEFFHIISKDTGFDPLIKHLRENKVKVHRETDLVEIPVLRISNTSSKDETINAIVKNLAGRGQSRPRKVKTLINTINSLFAKKLDDKEMMSLLQSLRDRKYIVINDVELRKNQLQDE; this is translated from the coding sequence TTGGAAAATGTTCAGCCAAAAAATCTGGAAGTCCTTTCTCAACACTCCTTTAAGGTTATTGTTTTCGTAGGAGAGAGCCAGACCAAGCTTCCTTTTGACCTGGTTGCTGGTATCCAAAAATTCGGCAATGATGCAAAGTATGTTAAGATTGCTGGGAATGGGAAAAATTCCCTGGATTTTCATATCGCTTATTACCTCGTCAAGCTGGCAGCAGAAGAGCCTGACGAATTCTTTCATATCATCTCCAAGGACACCGGATTTGACCCGCTGATTAAGCATTTACGGGAAAATAAGGTCAAAGTCCACCGGGAAACTGACCTGGTTGAAATACCTGTTTTAAGGATTTCTAACACCTCAAGCAAAGACGAAACTATCAATGCCATCGTTAAAAACCTTGCGGGTAGGGGGCAATCCAGACCGCGCAAGGTCAAGACCTTGATTAACACCATTAACTCGTTGTTTGCGAAAAAACTAGATGATAAGGAAATGATGTCTCTGCTTCAAAGTCTCCGGGACCGGAAGTACATCGTGATAAATGATGTCGAACTCCGAAAAAATCAATTGCAGGACGAATGA
- a CDS encoding transposase translates to MKVNIKSLIDDVQCYETVRDLRWPEIRECPFCNSIRTIKKGYDDKDSAKQRYKCKDCGRRFDDLTGTIFSGHHQPLKVWILCLYFMGLNLSNNQISKELGLNRGDVHNMAAQLREGVVKKNHR, encoded by the coding sequence ATGAAGGTAAATATAAAGAGCCTGATAGATGATGTACAATGCTATGAAACCGTTCGTGACCTACGTTGGCCAGAAATACGAGAATGCCCTTTTTGTAATTCCATACGCACAATCAAAAAAGGTTACGATGATAAGGACTCCGCCAAACAACGCTATAAATGCAAAGATTGCGGAAGACGCTTTGATGATCTCACTGGAACCATTTTTTCTGGACATCACCAACCCCTCAAAGTGTGGATATTGTGTCTCTATTTCATGGGGTTGAATTTGTCCAACAACCAGATTTCTAAAGAATTGGGGCTTAATCGTGGAGATGTTCACAACATGGCTGCTCAGCTACGCGAAGGCGTGGTAAAAAAAAACCACAGATAA
- a CDS encoding RtcB family protein, with the protein MEWVKKEEKYKVPIKSWCSNLEGLAMTQAEDLAMHPVVFHHVSLMPDCHPGYGMPIGGVIAADNAVIPNAVGVDIGCGMGSVRTNLPVSETSKENLREVVTLIKKYVPCGEGNAHKAPQTWENLDDIEAYEERGWYSSHVKKLAFKNLGSLGGGNHFIEIQAGDDDRIWLMIHSGSRHLGNVIARFYNDIAGKLNQKWHADTPGRDLAFLPTETAEGQNYINDMNFALSYARENRRKIMTRFKDAFTQVFPGTEFTDEVNIHHNYAALENHFNKNVWVHRKGATSAKKGETGIIPGSMGTPSFIVQGLGNPESFMSCSHGAGRVLGRLQATRELTPENCDQAMQGIVYDRWNKVRRGKAKGMYDLGEAPQAYKNIETVIEAQLDLIKPLHKLRPLGVVKG; encoded by the coding sequence ATGGAATGGGTAAAAAAAGAAGAAAAATATAAAGTTCCGATCAAATCCTGGTGTTCAAACCTCGAAGGACTTGCAATGACGCAAGCCGAGGATCTGGCCATGCACCCTGTTGTTTTCCACCACGTATCGCTAATGCCGGACTGCCATCCGGGATACGGTATGCCCATCGGCGGCGTAATTGCCGCGGACAATGCAGTTATCCCTAATGCCGTGGGTGTGGATATTGGTTGTGGCATGGGATCTGTAAGAACCAACCTCCCCGTATCCGAAACCAGCAAGGAAAACTTAAGAGAGGTGGTTACATTGATTAAAAAATATGTTCCCTGCGGGGAAGGCAACGCCCATAAAGCACCCCAGACATGGGAAAACCTTGATGACATAGAAGCGTATGAAGAAAGAGGATGGTACTCGTCCCATGTTAAAAAACTTGCCTTTAAAAATTTAGGCAGCCTTGGCGGCGGTAACCATTTCATTGAAATCCAGGCCGGCGATGACGACCGGATCTGGCTGATGATTCACTCCGGTTCCCGACATCTGGGCAATGTGATAGCACGCTTTTATAATGATATTGCTGGTAAATTGAATCAAAAGTGGCACGCAGACACACCAGGAAGAGACCTGGCATTTTTGCCGACAGAGACAGCGGAAGGACAAAATTATATCAATGATATGAATTTTGCACTCTCCTATGCCCGGGAGAACCGCAGAAAAATCATGACTCGGTTTAAGGATGCCTTTACGCAAGTTTTCCCCGGGACTGAATTTACCGATGAGGTTAATATTCACCATAACTATGCTGCCCTGGAAAATCATTTCAATAAGAATGTGTGGGTCCATAGAAAAGGGGCGACCTCAGCCAAGAAAGGAGAGACCGGAATTATTCCCGGTTCAATGGGAACCCCTTCTTTTATTGTCCAAGGCTTGGGTAATCCTGAATCGTTCATGTCCTGTTCCCATGGTGCAGGGCGGGTCTTGGGACGGTTGCAGGCAACCAGAGAACTCACCCCCGAAAACTGTGACCAAGCCATGCAAGGCATTGTTTACGACCGCTGGAATAAAGTCAGGCGCGGCAAAGCCAAGGGCATGTACGACCTTGGGGAAGCCCCCCAGGCATATAAAAATATTGAAACCGTAATTGAAGCCCAGCTTGATTTGATCAAGCCCCTGCATAAACTTCGCCCTCTCGGCGTTGTAAAAGGGTAA
- a CDS encoding sigma 54-interacting transcriptional regulator, whose translation MGTLAAKCGDIETRNPSFNNLIEQIERVAINSVDPVLITGPTGAGKSRLARRVYELKKARRQLKGCFVEVNCATLRGDGAMSALFGHKKGSFTGATSDRDGLLKTADNGMLFLDEVGELGLDEQSMLLRAVEEKHFLPVGSDNEAHSDFQLICGTNRDLFQDVMEKRFREDLLSRINLWTFEMPGLNKRPEDIEPNLNYELDRFAERTKRHITFNKEARNRFLKFATAPEALWPANFRDLNGAVTRMATLAPGGRITGQVVKDEIHRLSVRWGSAQKQIDDGILA comes from the coding sequence GTGGGAACACTGGCGGCCAAGTGTGGCGATATAGAAACACGGAACCCATCGTTTAATAATCTGATTGAACAAATCGAACGTGTCGCCATTAACTCGGTTGACCCGGTGTTAATAACGGGGCCGACCGGTGCTGGTAAATCCCGTCTGGCCAGAAGGGTATATGAATTGAAAAAAGCCAGACGCCAGTTGAAAGGGTGTTTTGTGGAAGTCAATTGTGCGACCTTGAGAGGTGATGGGGCGATGTCCGCTCTTTTCGGACATAAAAAGGGCTCCTTTACAGGGGCGACCAGCGACAGGGACGGCCTTTTGAAAACTGCAGATAACGGCATGCTGTTTTTAGATGAAGTGGGCGAACTTGGCCTGGACGAACAGTCTATGCTGCTCCGGGCTGTTGAAGAAAAACACTTTCTTCCTGTGGGTTCCGATAACGAGGCCCATAGTGACTTCCAATTGATTTGTGGCACCAACCGGGACCTGTTTCAAGATGTCATGGAAAAAAGATTCCGGGAGGATCTTCTTTCCAGAATAAATCTATGGACGTTTGAAATGCCGGGGCTTAATAAGCGGCCTGAAGATATTGAGCCGAATTTGAACTACGAACTTGACCGTTTTGCCGAAAGAACCAAACGGCACATCACATTCAATAAAGAGGCCCGTAATCGATTTTTAAAATTCGCAACCGCTCCTGAAGCGCTTTGGCCTGCAAATTTTCGAGATCTTAACGGTGCTGTTACCAGAATGGCAACCCTTGCACCCGGCGGCAGAATCACGGGCCAGGTTGTCAAAGACGAAATCCATAGACTGTCCGTCAGATGGGGATCTGCGCAGAAACAGATCGATGACGGCATATTAGCCTGA
- a CDS encoding translation initiation factor Sui1 — MRNQDSNSRLVYSTESGRICPTCGKQSAQCICKKKKTQIIPKGDGKIRVERSTKGRKGKGVTLITGLPLEGPSLKELAKKLKQQCGTGGTVKNGVVEIQGDHRDFLAEHLNSLGYKAIKAGG; from the coding sequence TTGAGGAATCAAGACTCTAACAGCAGGCTTGTTTATTCTACGGAATCAGGAAGGATATGCCCGACCTGTGGAAAGCAATCGGCTCAATGCATTTGTAAAAAAAAGAAAACACAAATTATCCCCAAAGGTGACGGGAAGATTCGTGTGGAAAGATCTACCAAGGGAAGAAAAGGAAAGGGCGTTACTCTCATCACCGGCCTTCCACTTGAAGGCCCATCCTTAAAAGAGCTTGCTAAAAAATTAAAACAACAGTGTGGTACTGGCGGTACGGTAAAAAACGGAGTCGTCGAAATTCAAGGAGATCACCGGGACTTTTTGGCTGAGCATCTTAATTCGCTTGGATACAAAGCTATAAAGGCTGGGGGATAG
- a CDS encoding SagB/ThcOx family dehydrogenase: protein MKDDKLKAHRYFLKDSIRKTIAFNFTDQNQGVPVPPIEKPYPEGATLTNLPGLDEWHMIPQTDLTHAIGNRKSHRVYLNQSLTLEELAYLLWCTQGVRGKRFQGHAYRNVPSAGCRHALETYLAVFNVDDLAPGVYRYLPLSHQLLFEFEDDMLSEKMITASLSQPYPGKSAVTFIWVAIPYRMEWRYGLAAHKVIALDAGHVCQNLYLACEAIDAGTCAIAAYDQEELDELLGLDGEGEFAIYLAPVGKVKKR from the coding sequence ATGAAAGATGACAAACTCAAAGCGCATCGATACTTTCTTAAAGATAGTATCCGTAAAACAATTGCTTTCAACTTTACCGATCAAAACCAAGGTGTTCCCGTCCCACCCATTGAAAAACCATATCCTGAAGGGGCAACCTTAACAAATCTTCCAGGACTTGATGAGTGGCATATGATTCCCCAGACAGATCTCACACATGCCATAGGCAACAGAAAGAGCCATCGGGTCTATCTGAATCAAAGCCTTACTTTAGAAGAACTGGCATATCTGCTGTGGTGTACCCAGGGCGTAAGGGGGAAAAGGTTTCAGGGTCATGCATACAGAAATGTTCCTTCTGCCGGATGTCGTCATGCTCTTGAAACCTATCTTGCCGTTTTTAATGTGGATGACCTTGCCCCTGGTGTTTACAGATATTTACCCCTTTCGCATCAACTTTTATTCGAATTTGAAGATGATATGCTGTCAGAAAAAATGATCACAGCGTCCCTCAGCCAGCCTTATCCGGGTAAATCAGCTGTAACCTTCATCTGGGTGGCTATACCATATAGAATGGAATGGCGGTATGGGTTGGCAGCTCATAAGGTCATTGCACTGGATGCAGGTCATGTTTGCCAGAACCTTTACCTTGCCTGTGAGGCCATCGATGCTGGAACCTGTGCCATAGCAGCCTATGACCAAGAGGAATTAGATGAACTCCTCGGGCTTGATGGTGAAGGGGAATTTGCGATATATCTTGCCCCTGTGGGAAAAGTAAAAAAACGGTGA
- a CDS encoding site-specific integrase — protein MAQGQDRVMLLTFIHLACRRGEAFRIKWDDVDFEKKRIRLWTRKRENGTYEFEWLPMTEELQDGLFWWSRACPVKSEYVFICLEQKHFCIEYYGGPFKHRQHFMRKHCEKAGVKPFGFHAIRHLSASIL, from the coding sequence GTGGCCCAAGGGCAGGACCGGGTAATGCTTTTGACTTTTATTCATTTGGCATGTCGGAGAGGTGAAGCTTTCAGGATAAAATGGGATGATGTTGATTTTGAAAAGAAGCGCATTCGGCTGTGGACCCGTAAAAGAGAAAACGGGACCTATGAATTTGAATGGCTTCCGATGACAGAGGAGTTGCAAGACGGCCTTTTTTGGTGGAGCAGGGCTTGCCCTGTAAAATCTGAATATGTGTTTATCTGCCTGGAGCAGAAACATTTTTGCATAGAATATTACGGAGGACCGTTTAAACACCGTCAGCATTTTATGCGTAAACACTGTGAAAAGGCTGGCGTTAAACCCTTCGGTTTTCATGCCATCAGGCATTTGTCTGCATCTATCCTCTAG
- a CDS encoding IS1595 family transposase, translating into MYIVAGHKGNPAAVLKKGRDGRRNRLRGARGRGTLEKEKPPIFGMIQRCGQVVIQMLPDVRQTTIKPLIKATIQSGTLVYTDEYAIYNRLDEWGYDHESVNHGAGEYARDDDGDGFCEIHVNTMEGFWSLLRSWIRPHRGISQEKLPFYLGFFEFVHNAGKRGKSLLHSLIEVMIK; encoded by the coding sequence GTGTATATCGTTGCAGGGCACAAAGGCAACCCCGCGGCTGTATTAAAAAAAGGAAGAGACGGTCGGCGTAACCGATTAAGGGGTGCCAGGGGCCGTGGTACGTTAGAGAAAGAGAAACCACCCATTTTCGGGATGATACAACGGTGCGGACAGGTTGTGATTCAAATGCTGCCCGATGTCCGGCAGACCACCATTAAGCCTTTGATAAAGGCCACTATACAGTCTGGAACATTGGTCTATACCGATGAATATGCCATTTATAACAGGTTGGATGAGTGGGGTTACGACCATGAAAGCGTGAATCATGGGGCCGGTGAATATGCCAGAGACGACGATGGAGACGGATTTTGTGAAATCCACGTGAATACAATGGAAGGCTTCTGGTCATTACTCCGAAGTTGGATTCGCCCACATAGGGGGATCTCACAGGAGAAACTACCTTTTTACCTCGGTTTTTTTGAATTCGTTCATAATGCTGGTAAACGTGGAAAATCCTTGCTTCACTCACTCATTGAGGTGATGATTAAGTGA
- a CDS encoding PilZ domain-containing protein, whose amino-acid sequence MTSPKVYQNSSNWRNSQRLDCEVPVDILFKGKLYRGVSVNISETGIFIKSIPLEDFKIFDKLTITFQKPDLKPVKAIGRVARKTNEGIGILYLGENQPKGNWLKPNIEDLFTS is encoded by the coding sequence ATGACTTCCCCCAAAGTATATCAAAATTCATCTAACTGGCGGAATTCTCAAAGGCTTGATTGCGAGGTACCAGTTGATATCCTTTTTAAGGGAAAACTTTATAGAGGAGTTAGTGTCAACATAAGTGAGACTGGAATTTTTATTAAATCTATCCCATTAGAAGACTTCAAAATTTTTGATAAGCTTACGATCACTTTTCAGAAACCTGATTTAAAGCCTGTCAAAGCAATTGGCCGGGTGGCCAGAAAGACCAATGAAGGTATTGGAATTCTTTATTTAGGTGAAAATCAGCCAAAGGGGAATTGGCTCAAACCGAACATTGAAGACCTTTTTACATCTTAA
- a CDS encoding sigma factor, whose product MTSTVDMNETQLVTASLDGDADAYRRLVERYQGRIASRIRRFTRDPVMLEELVQDVFVQAYLGLRGYRAHASFIHWLGRIATKEIAQQTGWTRTAGVAVLTGLPLIDLLTDPWSACAVSVFGIFI is encoded by the coding sequence GTGACCAGTACAGTAGACATGAATGAAACGCAGCTTGTAACTGCAAGCCTGGACGGAGACGCCGACGCCTATCGAAGACTGGTAGAGCGGTATCAAGGCAGAATTGCCTCCCGAATACGCCGCTTTACCCGGGATCCGGTAATGCTGGAGGAGCTGGTTCAGGATGTGTTTGTCCAAGCTTATCTCGGTCTCCGGGGATATAGGGCTCACGCCTCTTTCATTCACTGGCTGGGCCGAATCGCCACCAAAGAGATTGCACAGCAGACGGGCTGGACGAGAACTGCCGGTGTGGCCGTCCTGACAGGACTGCCTCTGATCGATCTGTTGACGGATCCATGGAGTGCCTGTGCGGTTTCCGTATTTGGAATATTTATCTGA
- a CDS encoding transposase has translation MNHVDAEIKESPNCTATVKGDFPEDMPGPLQYGNGLKAFAIHLIISQMVALNRVQKQISAMIGTVISEATLLKFVWRLYQALEKWEAKSIDSILQAPSIHVDETSFRVDQKNHWIHVYSSGGTTLKLLHRKRGKEAMVDLNIIPRYGGVIIHDCSRG, from the coding sequence ATGAACCATGTTGATGCCGAAATTAAAGAGAGCCCCAACTGCACAGCGACAGTAAAGGGAGACTTTCCTGAAGATATGCCAGGCCCCTTACAATATGGAAACGGACTCAAAGCATTCGCCATCCACTTGATCATCAGTCAAATGGTTGCCCTCAACCGGGTTCAAAAACAGATTTCCGCCATGATTGGTACGGTAATTTCTGAAGCCACCCTTCTCAAGTTTGTCTGGCGGCTTTATCAAGCACTTGAAAAATGGGAAGCAAAATCAATTGATAGCATTCTTCAGGCCCCATCAATCCATGTTGACGAGACATCTTTCCGGGTGGATCAAAAAAATCACTGGATACATGTGTATTCTTCTGGAGGAACCACGCTGAAGCTGCTTCATCGAAAGCGAGGCAAGGAAGCGATGGTTGATTTGAACATCATCCCCCGCTATGGAGGAGTAATAATTCATGATTGCTCGAGGGGATAA
- a CDS encoding tyrosine-type recombinase/integrase: MSKTSTTNLTVEPIRKAKDVKAISRLLQSRPRDYLLWVMGINNGLRAKDLVRIRYHQVEGTKIGAVINIIETKTGKSNVLVINKAVHKALQGYLAEVEPAPDDFLFKSRKGNSHITSQSVGRMVRS; this comes from the coding sequence ATGTCAAAAACAAGCACCACCAATTTAACAGTAGAACCAATCCGTAAAGCAAAAGACGTGAAAGCCATCTCCCGACTTTTGCAATCCAGGCCCAGGGATTATCTGCTGTGGGTCATGGGTATCAACAACGGCCTGCGGGCAAAAGACCTGGTCCGAATTAGATACCATCAAGTTGAAGGCACAAAGATAGGGGCCGTAATCAACATCATCGAAACCAAAACCGGCAAAAGCAATGTCCTCGTTATCAACAAGGCTGTGCACAAGGCATTACAAGGATATCTGGCAGAAGTTGAACCAGCCCCGGACGACTTTTTGTTCAAGTCCCGGAAAGGCAACAGCCATATTACCAGCCAGAGCGTGGGGCGCATGGTCCGGTCTTAG
- a CDS encoding type II toxin-antitoxin system RelE/ParE family toxin, protein MYRYRLTPSAKSDLIDIWNYTVETWGEKQAEKYLQDIEDKLNQLAANPGLGKQRPEIARGYYSFPVQKHIMFYLISDSYIDIIGILHGKMDIDKNLM, encoded by the coding sequence ATGTATAGATACCGCCTCACTCCTTCAGCGAAATCAGATTTAATAGATATCTGGAATTATACTGTTGAAACATGGGGCGAGAAGCAAGCTGAAAAATATCTTCAGGACATTGAGGACAAGCTCAACCAACTTGCGGCCAATCCTGGACTTGGAAAACAACGGCCTGAAATTGCAAGAGGATATTATTCCTTTCCTGTGCAGAAACACATCATGTTTTATCTTATCTCAGATAGCTATATTGATATCATTGGTATTTTGCATGGGAAAATGGATATCGACAAAAATTTAATGTGA